One Pectobacterium cacticida genomic window, TCCAATAACGCCGGCATTATGCCATCGTCGTATAGATGAATGAGGCATTAGCGGTAAATCATTCATCAATAGCCGAATAAGTGTGCGAAGAACAGGTTAATACCGGCTCCCCCGATCGCCAACCAGATGAATAGAATCAGCGCCAACACCAGCGGCTTGGTTCCTGCCTGGCGGATGGCGTTAAATCGGGTAGTCAGACCCAGAGCAAGCATCGCTATCATTAATAGCATGTTATCAAGTTGAACGAAGTGTGCGACCAGCGTTGGAGGAAGCAGCGATAAAGAATTAAAGGCCGCGACGACAATAAATCCCAATGCAAACCACGGGAATATCAGTGGAACGGCAGGGGCTGCATCATGTCGGTGTGCCGTCCTTCTTAGAAAGAACCCGAGAATGAGGAGAAAAGGGGCCAGCATCATGACGCGCAGCAGTTTGCTGACCACGGCGATATTTTCTGTCACCTCATTAATTGCATGTCCCGCCGCAACGACCTGCGCAACTTCATGGATTGTTGAGCCCAAATACAGGCCAATGATCTGCGGTGTTACCTCAATCCAATGATGTTGGATATTGAGATAATAGAGCCATGGCGAGAGAAACATCGATGCCGTGCCAAAGATCACCACGGTTGAAACGGCGACGGCAATAGCGTCCCCAGAGGCTTTGGCAACCGGAGCGGTTGCCATTATGGCTGCCGCACCGCAGATGCTATTGCCTGCCCCGATAAGGATCACCGTGTCGGTGCCGAGTTGTAGCCAGCGCTTACCGACCCAACAGGCGAGTAAAAACGTCAATACGAGAAGGGTAAGATCGACGGCGATACCGAGAAAGCCGATGGAAGCAACCTGCTGAAAGCTAAGTCGAAATCCATAAAGTATGATTCCCCAACGCAGTAAATATTGTTTGGCCCACTGCACACCGGGATCGCATAAAGGATGAATACGCGCATAAACGCTATTTCCCAATACGATTCCTACCAGGATCGCTAATGTCAGTGAGCCGAGTCCCCATTGGGTGATTTTAGGAATCTTTGCCAGCCAGAGAAGTGAGAAAGTGATTAAACTTACGAGTAACAGACCAGGTAAACGTGCTTTCGTTTTATCGGGCACGACCAGCACACGTAATGCGGTAAGAAGAGCCATAGTGGGCACCTATTCTGTGAGTACCGAATAAGGCGCAAGCTTATAATCCGCGGGATTAAAAGAGAAATTGATTATATATTTATAACCTATAGGTATTTCAGATAAAGAGCGCACTATGCATATCACATTACGTCAATTGGAAGTCTTTGCCGAAGTTCTTAAAAGTGGTTCAACGACACAGGCCTCCGTAGTGCTTTCCCTGTCTCAGTCAGCTGTCAGTGCCGCACTGGCGGATCTAGAAGGGCAGTTAGGTGTTCAACTCTTTGATCGTGTGGGCAAACGTTTGGTGGTGAATGAACATGGCCGCCTGTTATATCCCAAAGCTTTGGCGCTGCTTGAACAGTCGGCAGAAATTGAGCGACTCTTTCAGAAAGATAACGGCGCACTGCGAATTTATGCCAGTAGTACGATAGGTAACTACCTATTGCCTGCGATGATTGCCCGTTTTCGCTATGATTATCCCGATATTCCTCTAGAGTTACATGTCGGTAATACGAGAAATGTGATCGCTCGAGTGTCTGAATTCAGTGTTGACGTGGGCTTGATTGAAGGGCCTTGTCACCACCCTGATTTGGTTACGCAACCGTGGTTGGAAGATGAACTCGTCGTTTTCTGTTCTCCCGAACATCCCCTTAGCCGAGGTACTGTATCATTAGCGGCGTTGGCGGATGCGCATTGGATCCTGCGTGAACCAGGTTCAGGGACGCGCGAAGTGCTGGATCATCTGCTATTGACGCATTTATCACATTTTCATCTGATTATGGAACTGGGTAACTCGGAAGCGATTAAGCATGCCGTGCGCCACGGAATTGGTATCAGTTGTCTGTCACGGCATGTGATTGCGGAACAACTATCGTCAGGTTCGCTGGTAGAACTGAAGGTGCCATTGCCTAAACTTACAAGGACGCTGTATCTGGTACACCATCGACAGAAGCATCTTTCCAATGTGTTAAGGCGTTTCCTGAGTTATTGCTGTGAAATGCCATAGCGAAAAGATTTCCTGCTGCTAATGATAGGGCGTGAGTTATTAAGCTCTCTTATAATTCGACGATCTTAATTATTCGCTACCATGCGATTTGCTACAATCCGGCCTCGATTTTTAGCACGAGCACGCAGGATAACCATGGCTCAGCACGATATTCAACCAACCCATCAGGGCACACCGACCCTACGCCGTGAACTCAAAGCACGGCATTTAACCATGATCGCCATTGGCGGATCGATTGGCACCGGCTTATTTGTCGCGTCCGGTGCGACAGTCTCACAGGCTGGCCCCGGAGGGGCGCTTCTGTCTTATGCCTTGATTGGGCTGATGGTCTATTTTCTCATGACAAGCCTGGGCGAACTGGCGGCGTTTATGCCGGTGTCTGGGTCATTTTCAACCTACGGCTCCCGCTATGTGGATGAAGGTTTCGGCTTCGCGTTGGGTTGGAACTATTGGTACAACTGGGCAGTGACTATTGCAGTAGATCTTGTCGCCGCGCAATTGGTGATGGGATATTGGTTCCCTGACGTTTCCGGTTGGGTTTGGAGCGCGCTGTTTTTAGCGCTAATGTTCCTGCTTAACTATATTTCAGTGAAAGGTTTTGGCGAAGCTGAATACTGGTTCTCACTGATTAAAGTGACGACGGTGATTATTTTTATTGTCGTTGGCGTGATGATGATCACGGGTATCATGAGCGGCGCGGATAATGCGGGTTTTCATAATTGGGAAATTGGCGATGCGCCGTTTGCCGGGGGCTTTTCTGCGATGATTGGGGTCGCCATGATCGTCGGTTTCTCTTTTCAAGGAACCGAACTGATTGGTGTCGCGGCGGGTGAATCCCAAGATCCAGGGAAAAACATTCCCCGCGCTATTCGTCAGATTTTCTGGCGTATTTTGCTGTTTTATATCTTCGCGATTCTGATTATTAGTTTAATCATTCCTTATACCGATCCCAACCTGCTGCGTAACGATGTTAAAGATATTACGGTAAGCCCATTCACGCTGGTGTTTGAAAACGCGGGCCTACTGTCTGCCGCGGCGGTCATGAATGCCGTCATTCTGACGGCAGTGCTGTCGGCGGGCAATTCGGGAATGTATGCTTCTACGCGCATGCTGTTTACGCTGGCAGCAGAAGGCAAAGCGCCGCGTATTTTCGCCAAGCTGTCAAAAGGCGGCGTGCCACGTAATGCGTTGTATGCCACTACCGTGGTGGCGGCACTGTGTTTTCTTTCTTCTTTATATGGCAACCAAACGGTTTACCTGTGGCTACTGAATACCTCTGGTATGACAGGTTTTATCGCCTGGTTGGGGATCGCCATCAGCCATTACCGTTTCCGTCGTGGTTATGTCATGCAAGGCCATGACCTGAGCCGCCTGCCTTATCAATCGAGTTTCTTCCCGCTGGGGCCAATCTTCGCGTTTGTACTTTGCCTTATCATCACGCTGGGGCAGAATTATCAAGCGTTTCTGGAAGATAAAATCGACTGGTACGGCGTGACGGCGACGTACATCGGCATTCCGTTATTCCTGCTGATTTGGTTCGGCTATAAGCTGTATCGTGGAACGCGCTTCATCAAGTATCAAGAGATGACATTCCCAGATCACCAAGACTAACCGCAAACGCAAGGTTAACGGGCGACTCCCTGGCGGGTGTCGCCCTTTTTTTATGTGGATTTGGTGATAAACGCCGCTTAACGATCGGGCGTACCCTTCCGCCGATGGAGGTCGAGCCTATCCTGGTCGCTCTACTTGGCGCAGTCAGTTTGGTCGCGGACCGCGCAGAAACCGGAGCCTAACGGAGTTGGTGAGGATTTCGAGCACTGCTCAAGACCAAAATGGCAAGTAAAGTCGCTCAAGTGGATAGGGGCTAACGACGGCCCTGACATATTCGGTACTTTTCATTAGCCAATATAGAAGCTAGATAAACTTATTTTTTTTGTGATATTTCTTAATATCAACGTTGGTAATACCGATCGTCGATATTAATTATATTAGGTATTGTTAATTGCCTTAATGCTGACTACGCTTCACGTTACGGAGTGATGGATTTCCGATGAGGCAGGAAGTGTAACGTTATTAATACGTTCGTTGTCTTGTGTCATACAGAGAATTTATTCATTATTTTTGTATGAGAATACCTGTCGTGATTTCCGACTGCGGAACCGTAATGTCTATAATCGGAAATCAGTGTATGAATAGCAACCAGGGCACGATGATGTTAAAGATTACTTTTTTGGACAAAGGCTCATTGCCAGAAACCATTTTTATGAAAAAAACCAGCTTTAGGCGCCCACAGTGCCGCCATGAATGGATCGAGTACAGCTATACCGCTCCTGAACAAGTGATCTCCCGAGCGCAAGATACCGATGTTATCATCACTAATAAGGCGCTTTTAACACGAGACACTCTGGCGGCATTGCCTGCACTCAAGTTGATCGCTGTTGCAGCAACAGGGACTGATAATATCGATCTTGACGCGGCGCAGGAGCGAGGCATCACGGTCAAGAATGTACCGGGTTATTCAACGCAGGCCGTATCAGAGCATGTGATAGCCATGATTTTCGCGCTAAAGCATAGTTTAATGGCGTGGTATCGCGATCAATTGGGCGACCGCTGGGCTAGTCAGTCACAATTTAGCTATTTTGATCACCCTGTAAAAGATATTGCAGGTTCAACACTGGGTGTCATTGGTGCAGGAACCATTGGGCAGGAAGTCGCACGTTTGGCTCAGGCGCTGGGTATGAAGGTAATTTTCGCCGAGCACCGCGGCATTGTGCAGTGTCGAACAGGCTATCTGCCCTTTGAGGAAGTGTTACGTTTAGCTGATGTTATCTCCCTCAATTGCCCTCTCAATGCGAGCACGCGGCATTTGATTAATGCAGAAACGCTTGCGTTGTGTAAGCCCACCGCGTTTATTATCAACACCGCCAGAGGCGGGCTGATCGATGAAAGTGCGTTGGCGACGGCTCTACGCCAGCGTGTTATTGCCGGTGCCGCGCTAGACTGCCTAACCGAAGAACCTCCCCAAAAAGATAACCCCTTAATGATCGCCGCGAAAACCCTGCCGAATCTTCTGATTACGCCGCATATCGCCTGGACTTCCGCCTCATCACTGCAATTACTGATGGAAAAAACGATTGAAAATATTGATGAGTACGCTCAGAGAAATGGCTATAAATAGAAGGTAAATTGATTTGGGCGGGTAGCCCGGCAGAGAAAATAGGCTATTCATCAATTTTTTAATTAATGATGAAAATCGAACGCATTATCGCAGAAATTCTTTCGCTGACGGTTATTTGTTCACCGTCTACGGAAAATGAATGTGATTTCAAGCATGAATGAGGTCGATGAAAAAACGTTATTTTCTGTGATTATTCTTATTTTACTTGTCATTATGAACGGCACGCTTCATCTATTAATGATAACGAAAGTAAATAATAAATAAGATGGAATAGTTCAGCGCCTAGCGCTGTCGTAAACATCATACCTTGCGCCAATGGCGTCCGGAGAGTGTACCAGCATGCACATAATGACCGTTCGCGTACCGGTTAGCCCTGCCAACGGTTTCTCTTTTCTGGTGTTGCCGCCAATTGCCAGAAGGAAGAGGCGGAGCGTTGTCTCCGCCTCTACTTTATTGGGTTTTCTCGCAAGGGAATGAGTTCTTGATAAAGCGGGTGTAGTAGCGGTACTTCGTCGCACTGGCCATCAGCTCTTCATAAATCATGCGCGCAACGCCGCTATAAAGATAGATGCTTCCATTAAGCAATTCGACCTCTAACTGACTTTTCTCGGCATCATATCCCACGGCATACAACTCTGTTGATGAAACGCGTTTTCTCTGCAAAATGTATTACTCCCAACACGTTAATATCGCTTCCTGACGATATACCACTTTTCCGGCCTGCTCGCCAGATTGTGTTATGTCTTGATATAAAACAGCAGAATATCCTTATATGGCCGAGAGTAATTAGTAAACGCTCACAGAATGCCTGACTTGTCACCGTTTGCCGAGTGGTTGCTCATATCAGCGTCTCACCCCCAGGTAAAGAGCGCGATACTGCACGCGCTACCGACATCATTCAAATAAATACCGGGCGTGGAAGCGCAGATGATCTTCGATAAAACTGGCAATGAAGAAGTAGCTATGGTCATAGCCAGATTGTATCCGTAGCGTAAGTGGCCACGCATGCTGTTTAGCCAGCGCTTCTAATTTTGCCGGTTGCAACTGGTCGGGCAGGAACTGATCGCCATCACCCTGATCGATCAGTATAGGCAATGTCTTCTGGCTCGTGGTCAGTAAGTGGCAACTGTCGTATTGCAACCACTGTGTTTCATCTTCGCCAAGATAGGCGGTAAATGCCTTACGTCCCCACGGCACCTGGCTCGGGTTAACAATGGGAGCAAACGCCGATGCAGACAGGTAGTGCTCAGGATTACGCAATGCCAACATCAGCGCACCATGCCCGCCCATTGAATGACCACTGATGGATTGACGATGGTTCACCTTGAAATGCTGCTTGATCAGATTGGGTAATTCGGTGTTGATATAGTCATACATCTGGTAGTGTGCTGCCCAAGGGGCTTGCGTGGCATTGACATAAAACCCGGCACCCTGTCCCAAATCATACGCATCATCGTCGGCAACGCCCTCGCCGCGAGGACTGGTGTCCGGCATCACCAGTACCAGACCCAGTTCGGCAGCCACGCGTTGGGCGCCGGCCTTAGTGGTAAAATTCTCGTCGTTACAGGTTAACCCTGACAGCCAGTAAAGTACGGGCGGCGGCGTATCATTCTGTGTCGGCGGCAGATAAATGCTAAATGTCATGGTGCTGTTTAGCGTTTCAGATCGATGACGGTAGCGTTGTTGCCAGCCGCCAAACATACGGTGTTCTTCCAATAGTTCCAATGGTGAGTTCATCGCGTTACAGGCTCCTGTTAATTCATGAGAATGGGCATTAGCCGAAAAGTATTCAGGATAAGAGGTTGCCCCCGTACCTTAATTTGCATGTCGTGTTGATCTTGTTTTGCCATCGGTGCAGAGTCATTGCCGATGGCAAGTCATTACTTGTCAAAAATACCTACTTCAAACTTACAGGGACGTTTGTTCAATAATCAATTTCTTAAGCGCCTCAACATTAGGGCCGAAAGCGCCACGCCGCCAGACGAGCCATGTGGTGACGTCCGCGATATCGGCGGGTAATTCGTGAACCTGAACGCGTGCGCCCGCAGGCAATGATGCAAGGACGGCATAGGGCAACACCGCAATGCCGGCACCGCAGGCGACACTGGCAAGCATGGCATGATACGACGGTATTTCAACAACGTTGTCTGGTACTACGCCACTTTGGTGAAACCAGTTTTCAATGCGCTTTCGATAAGCACTTCCAGGGCCAAAGGCAAATAAGGTCTGGTGGCTGGCATCTTGTGCGTAGCGAATCGGCGCAAATCTGGGATCGGATATCAGCACCAGTCGCTCCGTAAAACAGGCACAGCCATTCAGTTCATCGTAGACAGCAGGACCGTTAACGAATGCGGCTGCGAGCGTGCCTGCGCGCACGCGCTCGATAATGTCTAAGGATGTCCCAGTCGTGAGAGACAGCGAGACAGTCGGGTAGCGTTGATGATAATCCCCTAATAGCGCAGGCAACCGGGTTGCGGCCGTACTTTCTATTGCGCCTAACGCGAAATTGCCCGCAGGTTCGCCGGTGTGCATCATGCCGATGGCTTCCTCGCTGAGTGCCAGAATACGTTGGGCATAGCATAGAAAATTGTGGCCAATCGGCGATAAACGCAGACGTTGTTTCTCGCGGATAAACAGGTCTGACCCTAGCTCCTGTTCTAACTGGCGTAACCGCGTGGTGAGATTTGACGGCACACGATGAAGTTGCTCTGCGGCGCGTGCCACTGAACCGGTTTCGGCAACGAGACAAAACATGCGCAGTTGAGTCAAATCCATAAATTGCTCTTTTTGTGAATAACTATTGTGTTCTTATTCATTTTTCGTGAATTGTAGCCGCGTGTCCGATCTTTCGCAAGTGGCCAACCTTGCCCAGAGGTGCAGATAGCAATATACAATCGCTGGATAATCGTGACCGTCTCAACTAGAGTGTTGGCGGCGCTAGGGTTTGGCCAGAGCATGACCGTGCAATAGTAGAGTTACACCTGCAGGAGAAAAATAATGTCATCACTAAGTAAAGAAGCCGTTATGGTGCATGAAGCACTGTTGGCACGCGGCTTGGAAACGCCGTTGCGCGGCGCGTTATTGGATCGGGATACGCGTAAGCAGCGGATCGCCGAGCATATGACGGAAATTATGAATCTGTTAAGCCTCGATCTGGGTGATGACAGTCTGGCCGAAACGCCCGTGCGTATCGCTAAAATGTACGTAGATGAGATATTCTCCGGCCTGGACTATGCCAATTTTCCCAAAATCACCATCATTGAGAACAAAATGAAGGTGGATGAAATGGTTACCGTGCGCGATATCACGCTAACCAGCACCTGTGAGCACCATTTCGTGACGATCGATGGTAAAGCGACCGTGGCCTATATTCCAAAAGATGGCGTCATCGGATTGTCGAAAATCAACAGAATCGTCCAATTTTTCTCACAGCGTCCTCAGGTACAGGAACGCTTAACGCAGCAAATTCTGGTCGCGCTGCAAACGCTGTTAGGGACGAACAACGTCGCCGTGTCGATTGATGCGGTGCATTATTGCGTGAAGGCTCGCGGTATTCGGGATGCAACCAGCGCCACAACGACGACATCGCTCGGCGGCTTGTTTAAATCCAGCCAGAATACGCGTCAGGAATTCTTACGTGCCGTACGCCACCCCCATTGAACCTCGCTAACCAGCGATGATTTGACAATGTAACCGATATGTCTTCTCCTCATTCGCTCTCATCACCGCCTCCATCTGCGCGGATCGCCACGCTGGATTTTGCGCGTGGCGCCGCTATTTTAGGCATTCTACTGCTGAATATTACGGCATTTGGTTTGCCCCATGCGGCATACTTGAACCCTGCATGGCAAGGTGCGCCCACACTCTCGGATGCCGTAACCTGGGCAGTGATGGATCTGCTGGCACAGGCAAAATTTTTGACGCTGTTTGCGCTTCTTTTCGGCGCAGGGTTGCAGCTTTTGCTGCCGCGAGGGACGCGTTGGTTACGAGCGCGGCTGTTCTGGTTGATGATCATCGGGTTCATTCACGCTATTTTCCTATGGGATGGCGACATCTTGCTCGATTATGCAGTAATTGGTCTAGTGTGCGCGGGTATGATTCGCCAGGCGGACAGTAGCCATGTGCTTATGCGGATGGGCGGACTTCTGTATCTGGTTGGAATTGGCGTGTTGTTCGTATTAAGCCAGATCCTTAGCCTACAACCGGGGCGATTTTGGTTGCCTGATATCGCGGATATAGCTGATGAAGCGAATTGGCGGGCGCTAGGAGGGCCAGCAGCCTGGGAGAATCGACTCGATTTGTTGACGGACAGTTTATTGTCGCTGGGTGTGCAGTATGGTTGGTTGCTGGCGGGGTCAATGCTCTTCGGCGCCGGTTTGATGCGTAGCGGCTGGTTGAAAGGCGAATGCAGCACGGCACACTACCGTAAGGTGGCGTTATGGCTAATTCCCCTCGGTATGGCGATTAACAGCATTGGTGTGGCAGGGCAGTGGCTAGTGGGGTGGGAATATCGCTGGAGTGGGCTGTTATTACAGATCCCTCGCGAGCTGAGTTCACCGCTACAGGCGATAGGTTATCTGGCGCTGTGCTATGGCTTTTGGCCAACGTTGAGCCGCTGGCGCATCGCGAGCTGGATTACAGATGTTGGCCGTATGGCGCTAAGCAACTATTTACTGCAAACGCTGATTTGCGTGTTCCTGTTTAACCAACTTGGCCTATTTATGGTGTTCGATCGCCTGCAACTGCTGGCGCTGGTTCCTGCCATATGGATCGTCAATCTGATCGTGTCCCATTATTGGCTGCGTGCTTTCCACCAGGGGCCGTTAGAATGGCTATGGCGCAGGCTGACCGACGCGCTAGGGAAATCGGCGTAGAAATACGCTACGGCGTGGCGTGTATATCGTGTGCTTCGGATGGCGTCTCAGCTTTTGCTGCCCGATTGGGTTTTGCCTGATGGACTGGCAGGGACAGTGCCTGCTTTGGCAGGACAGCCGGATAATCGGGAGTTCCCTCTGGGATGGTGTGCTCCGCAGGGATCGGCACCAACGGCCCTAAAAAGCGCGGCTCTCGTTTAAGGATATAGAGATCGAACAGGGCACCCAGACGTGCGCCAAATTCACGTATTCGCACGGTCATCATGTCTTTGGGCGAAGGTACGGCATAACATTGCGCCTGAATGCCAAGATGCAATGCAATGAATAGAGCACGTTCACAATGAAAGCGTTGGGTGATGATGGTGAAATCGTTGGTATCAAACACTTTACGTGTTCTGACAATCGAATCCAGCGTGCGAAACCCGGCATAGTCAAGCACGATATCGGAAGGGGAAACGCCCGCAGCGATTAAATCGCGCCGCATGGTCATCGGTTCGTTGTAACTTTGTAGTGCGTTGTCACCACTGAGCAACAAATAACTCACTTTACCGCTGTTATAGGCGTTGAGCGCCCCCTGCATACGGAAGCGATAATATTGATTGATGACGCCGGTTCGGTAGTATTTCGCGGTGCCTAATACGACGCCGACCTGGCGTTTCGGTAAGGTCTGGATGTCATCATAAATAAACGGCGCGGTCTCCCAACTGATCCAACGATCAAAGGCAAAAGCAGTGAATAGCGGCACGCTAATAAGGGCTAACAAACCAAATGTCAGGCGTTTCCACATGCTTATGTCTCGAATATGGCGAGTTAAGTTACCGTGCCTCAAGGCTACTTTACCTGAGAAGGGGACGCAAGGCACAGGCGAAGCGCGGTGGGGGTATTGCTTGATTTTTCTGCGGTTGGGCCAAAGAAACCTGAAACGAAGCGCCAGTCTTTTGGGCAAAAAACTGGCGTATGAGAGGGTTAAATCCGGCTCCCCCAAAGATCATACTCGTCTGCGTATTCAATTTTTACGTTGACGATATCACCGACGCTCACCCCCGTCTCACCGTTCAGATAAACCGTGCCGTCTATCTCTGGCGCATCCGCCATACTGCGGCCAATGGCTCCTTCTCCATCAACTTCATCGATCAGCACAAGCAGGTTACGGCCAATTTTATCCTGTAATCGTTGGGCAGAGATGGCTTGCTGAAGTTGCATAAAGCGGTGAAAACGCGTTTCTTTAACGTCTTCCGGCACCTGATCGGGTAATGCGTTAGCCGCTGCGCCCTCAACCGGACTGAATTTGAAACAGCCAACGCGGTCAAGTTTAGCCTCCTTCAGGAAGTCGAGCAGCATCTGAAAATCGTCTTCTGTCTCGCCGGGAAAGCCGACAATAAAGGTCGAGCGTAGCGTCAATTCTGGGCAAATTTCACGCCAGCGTTTAATGCGTTCCAGCGTTTTGTCTACCGCGCCTGGGCGCTTCATCAGTTTAAGAATTTTTGGGCTGGCGTGCTGGAGAGGAATGTCCAGATAAGGCAGGATTTTGCCTTCCGCCATGAGCGGAATCACGTCGTCAACATGCGGGTAAGGGTAGACATAGTGCAGGCGAACCCACACCCCCAGCGACGCTAATTGTTCACACAGGCTTACCATGCTGGTCTTGACCGGTTGACCATTCCAGAAACCGATACGCTGCTTCACATCGGCGCCATATGCGGATGTATCTTGTGAGATTACCAGCAGCTCTTTAACGCCAGCATCAACCAAACGTTTCGCTTCATCCAGCACCGAGCCGATTGGCCGACTATCAAGATCGCCGCGCATGGAAGGGATGATGCAAAACGTACAGCGATGGTTACAGCCTTCTGAAATTTTCAGATAGGCGTAATGCCGCGGTGTCAGTTTCACGCCTTGTGCGGGAACTAAACTCGTAAAGGGATTATGTACCGGCTTTGGGACATACCGATGTACGTGCGCTAGCACTTGCTCGTAGCTGTGCGGCCCGGTAATTTCCAGAACCTTGGGGTGAACTTCGCGGATTTGGTTTTCTTTGGCGCCCAAACAGCCCGTTACGATAACTTTTCCGTTCTCATTCAGCGCTTCGCCGATGGCTTCCAGCGACTCTTGAACCGCGCTGTCAATAAAACCGCAGGTATTGACGATCACCAGTTCAGCATCATCATAACGAGGGACAACCTGATAGCCTTCAGTACGCAGTTCGGTCAAGATTCTCTCGGAGTCGACGAGATTTTTCGGGCAGCCGAGGGAAACAAAGCCAATACGGGAGTGTTGCATATTATTTGCTCACAAGATAAACAGAAAATAAAAACCGGAGGATTCTACACCATTGGTGATTATCCTTATAGTCAGTGGCGTGAAACGTCGCATTTTAGCGCCGTGGCGATGCGGTTCTACAGCGGGTTTCTTCAATAAATGTAAACCTCGTTGCGTTTTTTTGTACAAACACCGCCTGCCGCCTAAATTTATAGGACTTTTGTTGGATGGAGACAACGTTATGTTCTATTCCCCGATGCCTCGCAATGCAGTTTCATATGCCTTATTTCGACGATTTTCTACTGTTCTTTATGGGTTACTGCTTAGTATGACGCTGCTGTTTTCCTGCTCATTATTCGCTGCTGAACCGAAGGTGACAGAATTACAAGATAAACTGGATCACCCGTGGTCATTAGCGTTTTTACCGGATAATCAGGGCATTCTGATTACAGAACGCGTCGGGAATTTGCGTCTATGGAAAGCGGGCAGCGCGCTATCTGCGCCGATTGCCGGAGTACCGAAGGTCTTCGCTAAATCTCAGGGGGGATTGCTGGAGGTCGCGTTATCGCCCGATTTTGCACAGAATCGGCGTATCTACCTGAGTTTCGCCGAAGAGGGTAGCGATGGAAAAGCGGGAACCGCTGTCGGCTACGGAAAACTCTCCGAAGACAACCAGCGTTTAGAGAATTTCACGGTTTTCTTCCGTCAGGAACCGAAATTGTCGACGGGTAACCACTTCGGCGGTAAGTTGGCTTTTGATCGTCAAGGATTCCTGTTTATCGCGCTGGGTGAAAATAATGTGCGCCCGAGCGCACAGGATCTGGATAAATTACAGGGCAAAATTGTGCGCCTGACCGCCGAGGGCCAGGTGCCGCCCGATAATCCCTTCATAAATACCCCCGGCGCACGGCCGGAAATCTGGTCCTACGGTCATCGTAATCCGCAGGGATTGGTGATTAACCCCTGGTCTGGCGCGCTGTGGGAACATGAGCATGGACCAAAAGGCGGCGATGAAATCAACATCCCACAAGCGGGTGAAAATTATGGCTGGCCGTTGGCAACGCATGGCATTAACTATTCCGGGTTAAAGATCCCTGAATCACAGGGTAAAGAGGTCGCTGGCATGGTAAATCCCGATTTCTATTGGGAGAAATCACCGGGCATCAGCGGCATGGCCTTTTATAACAGCGATCGCTTTCCGCAGTGGAAAAATTCGCTCTTCATCGGTGCGTTGGCTGAGAAAAACCTGATTCGTCTGACGCTGGAAGGTGACAACGTTGTGTCACAAGAGCGCTTGCTGGACGATCGCGGAGAACGAATCCGTGAAGTAAGGC contains:
- a CDS encoding YeiH family protein, producing MALLTALRVLVVPDKTKARLPGLLLVSLITFSLLWLAKIPKITQWGLGSLTLAILVGIVLGNSVYARIHPLCDPGVQWAKQYLLRWGIILYGFRLSFQQVASIGFLGIAVDLTLLVLTFLLACWVGKRWLQLGTDTVILIGAGNSICGAAAIMATAPVAKASGDAIAVAVSTVVIFGTASMFLSPWLYYLNIQHHWIEVTPQIIGLYLGSTIHEVAQVVAAGHAINEVTENIAVVSKLLRVMMLAPFLLILGFFLRRTAHRHDAAPAVPLIFPWFALGFIVVAAFNSLSLLPPTLVAHFVQLDNMLLMIAMLALGLTTRFNAIRQAGTKPLVLALILFIWLAIGGAGINLFFAHLFGY
- the yieE gene encoding DNA-binding transcriptional regulator YeiE gives rise to the protein MHITLRQLEVFAEVLKSGSTTQASVVLSLSQSAVSAALADLEGQLGVQLFDRVGKRLVVNEHGRLLYPKALALLEQSAEIERLFQKDNGALRIYASSTIGNYLLPAMIARFRYDYPDIPLELHVGNTRNVIARVSEFSVDVGLIEGPCHHPDLVTQPWLEDELVVFCSPEHPLSRGTVSLAALADAHWILREPGSGTREVLDHLLLTHLSHFHLIMELGNSEAIKHAVRHGIGISCLSRHVIAEQLSSGSLVELKVPLPKLTRTLYLVHHRQKHLSNVLRRFLSYCCEMP
- a CDS encoding amino acid permease; amino-acid sequence: MAQHDIQPTHQGTPTLRRELKARHLTMIAIGGSIGTGLFVASGATVSQAGPGGALLSYALIGLMVYFLMTSLGELAAFMPVSGSFSTYGSRYVDEGFGFALGWNYWYNWAVTIAVDLVAAQLVMGYWFPDVSGWVWSALFLALMFLLNYISVKGFGEAEYWFSLIKVTTVIIFIVVGVMMITGIMSGADNAGFHNWEIGDAPFAGGFSAMIGVAMIVGFSFQGTELIGVAAGESQDPGKNIPRAIRQIFWRILLFYIFAILIISLIIPYTDPNLLRNDVKDITVSPFTLVFENAGLLSAAAVMNAVILTAVLSAGNSGMYASTRMLFTLAAEGKAPRIFAKLSKGGVPRNALYATTVVAALCFLSSLYGNQTVYLWLLNTSGMTGFIAWLGIAISHYRFRRGYVMQGHDLSRLPYQSSFFPLGPIFAFVLCLIITLGQNYQAFLEDKIDWYGVTATYIGIPLFLLIWFGYKLYRGTRFIKYQEMTFPDHQD
- a CDS encoding 2-hydroxyacid dehydrogenase yields the protein MNSNQGTMMLKITFLDKGSLPETIFMKKTSFRRPQCRHEWIEYSYTAPEQVISRAQDTDVIITNKALLTRDTLAALPALKLIAVAATGTDNIDLDAAQERGITVKNVPGYSTQAVSEHVIAMIFALKHSLMAWYRDQLGDRWASQSQFSYFDHPVKDIAGSTLGVIGAGTIGQEVARLAQALGMKVIFAEHRGIVQCRTGYLPFEEVLRLADVISLNCPLNASTRHLINAETLALCKPTAFIINTARGGLIDESALATALRQRVIAGAALDCLTEEPPQKDNPLMIAAKTLPNLLITPHIAWTSASSLQLLMEKTIENIDEYAQRNGYK
- a CDS encoding KTSC domain-containing protein; this encodes MQRKRVSSTELYAVGYDAEKSQLEVELLNGSIYLYSGVARMIYEELMASATKYRYYTRFIKNSFPCEKTQ
- the fghA gene encoding S-formylglutathione hydrolase yields the protein MNSPLELLEEHRMFGGWQQRYRHRSETLNSTMTFSIYLPPTQNDTPPPVLYWLSGLTCNDENFTTKAGAQRVAAELGLVLVMPDTSPRGEGVADDDAYDLGQGAGFYVNATQAPWAAHYQMYDYINTELPNLIKQHFKVNHRQSISGHSMGGHGALMLALRNPEHYLSASAFAPIVNPSQVPWGRKAFTAYLGEDETQWLQYDSCHLLTTSQKTLPILIDQGDGDQFLPDQLQPAKLEALAKQHAWPLTLRIQSGYDHSYFFIASFIEDHLRFHARYLFE